In the Drosophila takahashii strain IR98-3 E-12201 chromosome 3R, DtakHiC1v2, whole genome shotgun sequence genome, one interval contains:
- the mRpL40 gene encoding large ribosomal subunit protein mL40, whose product MSLLGAFARLGLQRSGGIAGVAVARCLHTTPVLCAEPLKKKKKLDPQIVKQREDRKKKKIEKQIRRLEKNARQLKPVEELEVPLELIDEKDKRQRKLTPLGSAELEERALLKKQWAHYKHDERVADFQIIDRLVQAQNKALAELRRESEELYQAAIEVDPQLLPVSLKGPVATPPIKNYASPDGDYLHQSMKWEVK is encoded by the exons atgtcgcTCCTGGGCGCCTTTGCCAG ATTGGGACTACAGAGGAGTGGCGGAATAGCCGGTGTCGCCGTCGCACGTTGTCTTCACACGACTCCCGTTCTCTGCGCGGAGCCCctcaagaaaaagaagaaactgGATCCGCAGATCGTCAAGCAGCGGGAGGAtcgcaagaagaagaagatcgaGAAGCAGATCCGCCGGCTGGAGAAGAATGCGCGGCAGCTGAAACCggtggaggagctggaggTTCCGCTGGAGCTCATCGATGAAAAGGA CAAACGGCAAAGGAAACTAACCCCACTGGGCAGCGCTGAGCTGGAGGAACGTGCTCTGCTCAAGAAGCAGTGGGCGCACTACAAGCACGACGAGCGCGTGGCCGACTTCCAGATCATCGACAGACTAGTGCAGGCACAAAACAAGGCTCTGGCCGAGCTCCGTCGCGAATCCGAGGAGCTGTACCAGGCTGCCATCGAAGTGGATCCCCAGCTGCTGCCCGTTTCACTCAAAGGACCcgtggccacgccccccatCAAGAACTATGCCAGTCCCGATGGAGACTACCTGCATCAGTCCATGAAGTGGGAGGTCAAGTGA